The Vitis vinifera cultivar Pinot Noir 40024 chromosome 7, ASM3070453v1 genomic interval aTATTAGTGATTTGTTGGGTTGAAATTATATCTTCCTTACTTgatctaattataattaatgtatTGATTGTTTCCTAATATAGTGGTTACGGCAACAGGCAGAAACCACTTGCAACTTCATCCCCTTTTCAGCTTCCAATTCTTTTTGCTCCAGATAGTTTGTGGGTTCCCTGTCATTCTCCGGAAAACTTTGCAATCTTTGCTTTCTAGTCATTCCGTGTCCGAAAAAATGGCCGTCTCTTTTCCTCGTATCTCTTGGTGGATGTGGGGTGGAAAAGATAAAGAGCCTGTCTCTAATGGGTCTTCACTAAACTCTACACCTGATTGGGGTTTAGGTCTGAGGGAGCATGATACTGTGAAATTTCCATCGGTTAAGAGGGCGGATGTAACATCATCTTCAAGAAAAGTTAAGCGAAAATGGCAGAGTAGGGAAGAAAGAAGAATTGACAGAGAATATGATGTTGTGTTGGTACCATCTGACGGTGTTTGCTTGTCGGGTTCTGAATCTGATGATTCGGACTGGTCTATTGGGTGGTTAGAACCGCATGCACCTGATTTCCTGAGTGACGATGAGACTGATAGAACTTTTGCGGTGCTGGTACCTTGCTATAGACATGGTTGCAAGGAGCTGGTGGAGGATCCAAATGACCATCTTTTGAGCGCCATCAAGAATCTCCAGAATGAGTACTCTGCTGGTAAGAGTGGTTGTATCtgcaaatttaatttcccttcgttttttttttttacacttgttACTTTTTGCCTTTGCTTTTGGGCATGTAGCTGTAGTTTTCATCTTTATTAATTACTCGATTGCATATGAGCTTTTATGATTACCATCTAACTAAAACTTTTGGAACTCACCTTCTCACTTCTGTAGGCTACTCTAGCTGCAGCTAGAAGTTTTCTGCTCTTAATTGGGCCTTTTATGCCTTGATTTTTTGTAAATCTGAAAGATAGATGCAAAATGAGGGCAAATGGTATATGCTTGTAGTGCTCATGTTTATTCTAGGGAGTGCATGGTCTTGGTTCAAATCAAATGCTTCTTTTAACCTTAAAAGTCCCCATTCTTTTAATCTCCATTTTACAGTTTTATCATTTCTATTCAACCATGAAAGCTGGGAATTTTTTATTGCCTTTTGTTTGAGGATGAAAAAATCTAGATATATCAGCCATTGTTTTGGGGGAGGGTATCCTATATCCCATTGCTTTTAGATTATCTCTTCCATTAGAGCTATTGCTAAAAACATCTTATCTGTAGCTGGATCATACTTTTATAAGGGAACtattatcaagaaaaaaaa includes:
- the LOC100853077 gene encoding uncharacterized protein LOC100853077 translates to MAVSFPRISWWMWGGKDKEPVSNGSSLNSTPDWGLGLREHDTVKFPSVKRADVTSSSRKVKRKWQSREERRIDREYDVVLVPSDGVCLSGSESDDSDWSIGWLEPHAPDFLSDDETDRTFAVLVPCYRHGCKELVEDPNDHLLSAIKNLQNEYSAEGKKYMEQWLSSLQN